A genomic region of Gemmata massiliana contains the following coding sequences:
- a CDS encoding efflux RND transporter periplasmic adaptor subunit, giving the protein MRLRPLVTPAITVVVLGTIGAVGYRTHEKWVPIVFPSKTAAPESGAHDEGGHDHAGHDHGNRTDRVKLSPQAQKNLGLDVDTLTPEDYWRKLLIPGVVVDRPGESDRSVTSKVAGVVIDIKARPGDTVRAGAPLFTLQLASEFIQAAQTDLAKTAREIEFAITKRDRVANLVKQGTQPGAALTEEENQIKRLTVQLQAYRRQLQVFGLTSEQVTRAEKGEVITELVIAAPDRLPVPVPASTNSPSPALQVTLYEVQDLKVSLGDQVQVGQILCQLANHQQLFVEGRAFKSEAGALAFAAEKKVPVRIEFADEANGEWPELEPRTIHHLSNQVDTATRTFAFYLPLENQPRTFERDGKTHFVWRFRPGQRVRIKLPVERFVVLAPDGKSEVRPFVLPAGAVVREGPEAFVFVQTGDVFVRKPVRVLHENRTETVIANDGSVTEVDFVVKNQAAAINRALKAAAAGGEGGHGHDHAGHSH; this is encoded by the coding sequence ATGAGGCTCCGTCCACTGGTCACTCCGGCCATCACCGTGGTCGTTCTTGGAACGATCGGAGCGGTCGGCTACCGCACGCACGAAAAATGGGTGCCGATCGTGTTCCCGAGTAAAACCGCGGCGCCCGAAAGCGGGGCGCACGACGAGGGGGGGCACGATCACGCGGGGCACGACCACGGCAACCGCACCGATCGAGTGAAGCTCTCCCCACAGGCCCAGAAGAACCTCGGGCTCGACGTGGATACGCTCACACCGGAGGACTACTGGCGCAAGCTCCTCATCCCCGGCGTGGTGGTGGATCGGCCCGGCGAGAGCGACCGCAGCGTGACCTCGAAAGTGGCCGGGGTGGTGATCGACATCAAGGCGCGACCGGGCGACACAGTTCGAGCCGGGGCGCCGCTGTTTACTCTGCAACTTGCAAGCGAGTTCATTCAGGCCGCGCAGACGGACCTCGCGAAGACGGCCCGGGAAATCGAGTTCGCGATCACCAAACGGGACCGCGTGGCCAACCTCGTGAAGCAGGGAACGCAACCGGGAGCCGCGCTGACCGAGGAAGAGAACCAGATCAAGCGCCTTACGGTCCAGTTGCAGGCGTACCGGCGCCAGCTCCAGGTGTTTGGCCTCACGTCCGAACAGGTAACCCGGGCCGAAAAGGGCGAGGTCATCACCGAACTGGTGATCGCCGCCCCAGACCGGCTCCCGGTTCCCGTACCCGCGTCGACTAACTCACCCTCCCCCGCTCTGCAGGTCACGCTCTACGAGGTCCAGGATTTGAAAGTGAGTTTGGGCGATCAGGTGCAGGTCGGTCAGATCCTGTGCCAACTGGCCAATCACCAGCAGCTCTTTGTCGAGGGGCGGGCGTTCAAGTCCGAGGCCGGAGCGCTGGCCTTCGCCGCGGAAAAGAAGGTGCCCGTTCGCATCGAGTTCGCCGACGAAGCCAACGGCGAGTGGCCGGAACTGGAGCCGCGCACCATCCACCACTTATCGAACCAGGTGGACACGGCCACGCGCACGTTCGCCTTCTACCTGCCGCTGGAAAACCAACCTCGCACCTTCGAGCGCGACGGCAAGACGCACTTCGTGTGGCGGTTCCGCCCCGGTCAGCGGGTGCGGATCAAATTACCGGTGGAGCGATTTGTGGTGCTGGCCCCGGACGGTAAGTCCGAGGTGCGGCCGTTCGTACTTCCCGCGGGCGCGGTGGTGCGGGAGGGGCCGGAAGCGTTCGTGTTCGTTCAGACCGGCGACGTGTTCGTCCGCAAGCCGGTGCGGGTGCTGCACGAGAACCGCACCGAGACCGTGATCGCCAACGACGGCAGCGTGACCGAGGTCGACTTCGTCGTGAAAAACCAGGCCGCTGCCATCAACCGCGCGCTGAAGGCCGCGGCCGCTGGGGGAGAGGGCGGACACGGGCACGACCACGCGGGCCACAGCCACTAA
- a CDS encoding DUF1579 domain-containing protein, translating into MHVEPQKEHKWLEQLVGEWTCETEALMGPDQPPMKSTGVETVRSIGGVWIQCENRWQMPDGGPALMIITVGYDPAKKRFVGTCIGSMMTNQWVYDGQLDAAEKVLVLDTEGPSFTDPNKTAKYKDSIEIVSPDHRVLSAQVQTEDGTWHRFMTSHYRRKA; encoded by the coding sequence ATGCACGTCGAACCGCAGAAAGAGCACAAGTGGCTGGAGCAGCTCGTCGGTGAGTGGACCTGCGAGACCGAAGCGCTCATGGGGCCGGACCAACCGCCGATGAAGTCCACCGGGGTCGAGACGGTACGGTCGATTGGGGGCGTGTGGATTCAGTGCGAGAACCGCTGGCAGATGCCCGACGGCGGACCGGCGCTCATGATTATCACGGTCGGTTACGACCCGGCCAAAAAGCGCTTCGTCGGTACGTGTATCGGGTCGATGATGACCAACCAGTGGGTCTACGACGGCCAACTGGACGCGGCCGAGAAGGTGCTGGTGCTGGATACGGAGGGGCCGAGCTTCACCGACCCGAACAAGACCGCCAAGTACAAGGACTCCATCGAAATCGTATCACCCGATCACCGTGTCCTCTCCGCGCAGGTCCAGACCGAGGATGGGACGTGGCACCGTTTCATGACGTCGCATTACCGGCGCAAAGCGTAA
- a CDS encoding DUF1552 domain-containing protein, which produces MTSFRLPFAVLALVCAVVPVRAADPLETAFDRDVKPFLKQYCARCHNADKQTSGVRVDHLDAKLEDRHLKLWEHVLGQTKDGAMPPEDAKQPTADERKKVVEWAEQALKVARLRPAPKNGSVRRLTVAQYRNTLRELLLLEDNLAEVLPPDAVSRDGFVNNQETLQISPLLLEAYFDIADQALTRSIVDPKAKPVIQNFRLDLGAGINAKPIADELILGADSLLLDKRDFTVEQLKPNKPFAYEPFLMQTKYRFIEGYQGNDTVRGWREYDSIYHSVFACMRGSHGYPKGRAYSTAPQGLLLRPAIPSSEIFGQDSTYGPKANFKIAVRELPEHGRFRVTVLAAKYDDGLLLDAGTKPAEANDTVSCRDLKAPQTVTVPRAGIYQVDVFAARGAKPAELTLALGERHFTGTPGQPAFLVARLPAGALTVGVKGAVPERIALTPLAADHELAKRFVAFEKRSPQLGVHLGFRRDCGSTLAPVGEPHAVRDTKLTKFVFEGAIQNYPDPNVEKDNVNYLAGVREIGVRSEYTDGRDVPRLLIRSVEFEGPLYDTWPPESHRSIFPNDNQTPEVAHQVIRDFATRAFRRPVTAEEEKAFVSVYEKATKSGSRFRDAVRDALQVVLVSPQFLFLIETSRTPEAEPLDNYELASKLSYFLWNGPPDAALLKSAANGTLPKALDVEVARMIADPRSHQFTGAFASQWLALDKFAVLEPDRKRFPKLTRDTRRELAEEPVRFFEYLLRNNLPAGNLVTSDFVLANEVVANYYGLGDRTESGFRFAPIRHGRSDLGGLLTQPAILAGLSDGRESNPVKRGAWLARKIVAEPPDDPPPNVPALKEDTKFASLRERLERHRNQPGCAQCHSKVDPWGVPFEEFDAAGRFKTTKVDARSTLPDKTEIADFAGLRKYLADDRMDQVAFSVLKHLAIYATGRNLTYGELEFLRKDALRWKATGYRMQDMIRYTAPSKMFPKKYPRPTRLPRTRAMPTAPQLDRRAFLRGIGGAALALPVLDAMGAEVTAQAPRRFCAIYTANGMSLPQKAHGIDEWSWFPTAEKNGEFVFGKSTEPLAPFRKSLSFLGGLHHPSGPKADPHVCSDMWLTGAPLHNPKPGTYNTASLDQVVAQHTKKHCRQPSLVLSIDAGTGFLSRTGTIAYSLEGRPIPAENNPRRVFNRLFRGDRDSMNAEREKLQKQIKLVDAVSASAKALDKQLGKSDRERMDQYLTSLNELESRLIAAEKWVDVPLKKQDHAHLKLDATNESAPADYYRVMFDLIALAFDADITRSVVFMLNREDGMGISDTFPIKLGLGHTHHTLSHAVDKAGQLAFAKYDLFLSQQLTHFLGRLAKYQDRDGTVLDNTIVLYGSGASTTHTPKNLPTLVAGGSKMGLKHGTYWKKDDARMSDMYLSILRALAIEQETFADSTGTLGDSIFTRA; this is translated from the coding sequence ATGACCTCCTTCCGACTTCCGTTTGCCGTACTCGCGTTGGTGTGCGCGGTGGTGCCGGTCCGGGCCGCCGATCCGCTCGAAACCGCGTTCGACCGCGACGTGAAGCCGTTCCTCAAGCAGTATTGCGCCCGCTGCCACAACGCGGACAAGCAGACTTCCGGCGTCCGCGTCGATCACCTCGACGCGAAGTTGGAAGACCGCCACCTCAAGCTGTGGGAACACGTCCTGGGGCAGACGAAGGACGGCGCGATGCCGCCGGAAGACGCCAAACAGCCGACCGCCGACGAGCGCAAGAAGGTGGTCGAGTGGGCGGAACAGGCGCTGAAAGTCGCCCGGTTGCGCCCGGCGCCGAAGAACGGCAGCGTGCGCCGGCTCACGGTCGCGCAGTACCGCAACACGCTCCGCGAACTGCTCCTGCTCGAAGACAATCTCGCAGAGGTGCTGCCGCCGGACGCGGTTTCGCGGGACGGCTTCGTGAACAATCAAGAAACGCTCCAGATCTCGCCACTGCTCCTGGAGGCGTACTTCGACATCGCGGACCAGGCGCTGACCCGCAGCATCGTCGACCCGAAGGCGAAACCGGTGATCCAGAACTTCCGCTTGGATCTCGGCGCGGGGATCAACGCGAAACCGATCGCCGACGAACTGATCCTCGGCGCGGACAGCTTGCTCCTGGACAAGCGCGATTTCACGGTGGAGCAACTCAAGCCGAACAAGCCGTTCGCCTACGAACCGTTCCTGATGCAGACGAAGTACCGTTTCATCGAGGGGTACCAGGGGAACGACACGGTCCGCGGGTGGCGCGAATACGACAGCATCTATCACTCGGTGTTCGCGTGCATGCGCGGCAGCCACGGGTACCCGAAGGGCCGCGCGTACAGCACAGCGCCTCAAGGGCTACTGCTCCGACCCGCGATCCCGAGTTCGGAAATCTTCGGCCAGGACAGCACCTACGGGCCGAAGGCCAACTTCAAGATCGCGGTACGGGAACTCCCGGAGCACGGGCGCTTCCGCGTGACGGTTCTGGCCGCGAAGTACGATGATGGGCTGTTACTCGACGCGGGCACGAAGCCCGCCGAGGCGAACGACACCGTCTCGTGCCGCGACCTGAAAGCCCCCCAAACCGTGACCGTTCCGCGTGCCGGCATTTATCAGGTCGATGTGTTCGCGGCGCGGGGAGCCAAGCCTGCCGAACTAACGCTCGCGCTGGGCGAGCGCCACTTCACCGGCACACCCGGTCAGCCCGCGTTCCTCGTGGCGCGCCTGCCGGCCGGAGCGCTCACGGTTGGTGTAAAGGGAGCGGTACCGGAGCGGATCGCGCTTACTCCACTGGCCGCGGACCATGAATTGGCGAAGCGGTTCGTGGCGTTCGAGAAACGGTCCCCGCAACTCGGCGTACACCTGGGGTTCCGGCGCGATTGCGGCAGCACGCTCGCGCCCGTCGGCGAACCGCACGCGGTCCGCGACACGAAGCTCACCAAGTTCGTGTTTGAAGGGGCGATTCAGAACTACCCGGACCCGAATGTGGAGAAGGACAACGTTAACTACCTCGCCGGCGTTCGCGAAATCGGGGTGCGGAGCGAGTACACCGACGGTCGCGATGTGCCACGCTTGTTGATCCGCTCCGTGGAGTTCGAGGGGCCGCTGTACGATACGTGGCCACCCGAGTCGCACCGGAGCATCTTCCCGAACGACAACCAGACGCCCGAAGTCGCGCACCAGGTGATTCGCGATTTCGCGACGCGCGCGTTCCGCCGCCCGGTTACCGCGGAAGAGGAAAAGGCGTTCGTCTCGGTGTACGAGAAGGCCACCAAAAGCGGCTCACGCTTCCGCGACGCGGTGAGGGATGCGCTCCAGGTCGTGCTGGTCTCTCCGCAGTTCCTGTTCCTGATCGAAACGAGCCGCACGCCCGAAGCCGAACCGCTGGACAACTACGAACTGGCATCCAAGCTGTCGTACTTCCTGTGGAACGGCCCACCGGATGCCGCGCTTCTGAAGTCGGCCGCGAACGGCACGTTGCCAAAGGCGCTGGACGTGGAAGTCGCGCGGATGATCGCCGATCCGCGGTCCCACCAATTTACGGGTGCGTTCGCTTCACAGTGGTTAGCGCTCGACAAGTTCGCTGTGCTCGAACCGGACCGCAAGCGGTTCCCGAAACTCACCCGCGACACTCGCCGGGAACTGGCGGAAGAACCCGTGCGGTTCTTCGAGTACCTGCTCCGGAACAACCTGCCGGCGGGGAACTTAGTCACGTCCGATTTCGTGCTGGCGAACGAGGTGGTGGCGAACTACTACGGCCTCGGGGACCGGACCGAAAGCGGGTTCCGGTTTGCGCCGATTCGCCACGGCCGGTCCGACCTGGGCGGGCTCCTGACGCAGCCGGCGATCCTCGCCGGGTTGTCCGACGGGCGCGAGTCGAACCCCGTGAAGCGCGGGGCGTGGCTCGCCCGCAAGATCGTGGCTGAACCACCGGACGACCCGCCGCCGAACGTCCCCGCGCTGAAGGAGGACACGAAATTCGCCTCGCTCCGAGAGCGGCTCGAACGGCACCGCAACCAGCCCGGTTGCGCGCAGTGCCACTCGAAGGTCGATCCGTGGGGCGTGCCGTTCGAGGAGTTCGACGCCGCCGGTCGCTTCAAGACGACCAAAGTGGACGCGCGCTCGACGCTGCCAGACAAGACCGAGATCGCGGACTTCGCCGGGTTGCGGAAGTACCTCGCGGACGACCGCATGGATCAGGTCGCGTTCAGCGTTTTGAAGCACCTGGCGATTTACGCGACCGGCCGCAACCTGACATACGGCGAACTTGAGTTCCTGCGAAAAGATGCGTTAAGATGGAAGGCCACCGGGTACCGAATGCAGGATATGATCCGCTACACCGCGCCCAGCAAGATGTTCCCCAAAAAGTACCCCCGCCCCACCCGCCTCCCTCGGACACGAGCCATGCCCACCGCACCGCAACTGGACCGCCGCGCGTTTCTTCGTGGGATCGGCGGGGCCGCGCTCGCACTGCCGGTGCTCGACGCGATGGGCGCCGAGGTCACGGCACAGGCGCCCCGCCGGTTCTGCGCAATTTACACCGCGAACGGCATGTCGCTGCCGCAGAAGGCGCACGGGATCGACGAGTGGAGCTGGTTCCCGACCGCCGAGAAGAACGGCGAGTTCGTGTTCGGCAAATCGACCGAGCCGCTGGCCCCGTTCCGCAAGAGCCTCAGCTTCTTGGGCGGACTGCACCACCCGAGCGGTCCCAAGGCGGACCCGCACGTGTGCTCGGACATGTGGCTCACCGGTGCCCCGCTGCACAACCCGAAGCCGGGCACGTACAACACCGCCAGCCTCGATCAGGTAGTCGCGCAGCACACGAAGAAGCACTGCCGCCAGCCCTCGCTGGTGCTGTCGATCGATGCGGGCACCGGGTTCCTCTCGCGGACAGGTACGATCGCGTACAGCCTTGAGGGGCGCCCGATCCCGGCGGAAAACAACCCGCGCCGCGTCTTCAACCGGCTCTTCCGAGGCGACCGCGACTCGATGAACGCGGAGCGCGAAAAGCTCCAGAAGCAGATCAAGCTGGTGGACGCAGTTTCCGCGAGTGCCAAGGCCCTCGACAAGCAGCTCGGCAAGTCCGACCGCGAGCGGATGGACCAGTACCTCACGTCGCTCAACGAACTGGAGTCGCGGTTGATCGCGGCGGAGAAATGGGTCGACGTACCACTGAAAAAGCAGGACCACGCGCACCTAAAACTAGATGCCACGAACGAGAGCGCCCCGGCCGACTATTACCGCGTGATGTTCGACCTGATCGCGCTCGCGTTCGACGCGGACATCACGCGCTCGGTGGTGTTCATGCTCAACCGCGAGGACGGGATGGGCATCAGCGACACGTTCCCGATCAAACTCGGGCTGGGCCACACGCACCACACGCTCTCGCACGCCGTGGACAAGGCGGGGCAACTGGCGTTCGCGAAGTACGACCTGTTCCTCAGTCAGCAACTCACGCACTTCCTGGGCCGGTTGGCGAAATATCAGGACCGTGACGGCACCGTGCTGGACAACACTATCGTGCTTTACGGCAGCGGTGCGAGTACAACACACACACCCAAGAACCTGCCGACGCTCGTGGCCGGCGGCTCGAAGATGGGCCTCAAACACGGCACCTACTGGAAGAAGGACGACGCTCGCATGTCCGACATGTACCTCAGCATCCTGCGCGCGCTGGCCATCGAACAGGAGACGTTCGCGGACAGCACGGGTACGCTGGGTGACTCGATTTTTACCCGCGCGTGA
- a CDS encoding M20/M25/M40 family metallo-hydrolase, with protein MNHRSLPALCAAFFVAALPVRAADPPAISPERIKADVTYLASDRLEGRAPGTRGEELATDHIAGEFKKAGLKPIGAAGTYLQPVPLVRVATSPKSTLRATKGNEAFDILCDEEFSGTSQTQTELEQFDAEVVFVGHGITAPEFDWDDYKGVDVKGKVVVLFTNEPPSDDPKFFGGKALTYYGRWTFKFEEAARRGAKACFIIHTNETAGYPYSVVRPLDGAQLKRDPNQPALAFAGWLSRKAGEKLLGLSGKTVDEALKAADTKGFKAFPLGANLKGNISTTVEKIVSNNVAGMVEGSDPVLKSEVVVFTAHWDHLGVGRAVVGDSIYNGAADNATGCALLLELARAWAAQNPKPKRSAIFLAVTAEEKGLLGSKYYAQNPIVPLGKTALNLNFDMILPLGVPESVSVTGADRTSVWPTVKSAAEKTKLEIEPDQRAHLGVFYRSDHFSMARAGVPAFSIGAGMKIKGKPADFARKAAQEFNDKAYHSPQDEVRPDWDFSGFVTLADFALGIARDVANADRLPTWNPGDEFRPAREKSGVK; from the coding sequence GTGAACCACCGATCGTTACCGGCCCTCTGTGCCGCGTTCTTTGTCGCCGCGCTCCCGGTGAGAGCGGCCGACCCGCCAGCGATTTCGCCCGAGCGGATCAAGGCCGACGTCACGTACCTCGCGAGCGACCGGCTCGAAGGGCGTGCCCCGGGTACGCGCGGTGAGGAACTCGCGACCGATCACATTGCCGGCGAGTTCAAGAAAGCGGGTCTCAAGCCGATCGGCGCGGCCGGTACGTACCTTCAGCCCGTTCCGCTCGTCCGCGTCGCCACGAGTCCGAAGTCCACACTCCGTGCGACGAAGGGGAACGAGGCGTTCGACATCCTCTGCGACGAGGAATTCAGCGGCACGAGCCAAACGCAAACGGAACTCGAACAATTCGACGCCGAGGTCGTTTTTGTCGGGCACGGGATCACTGCTCCCGAGTTCGATTGGGACGACTACAAGGGCGTCGACGTGAAGGGAAAGGTCGTCGTTCTGTTCACGAACGAACCGCCCTCGGACGACCCGAAATTCTTCGGCGGTAAGGCGCTCACCTACTACGGGCGCTGGACGTTCAAGTTCGAGGAGGCCGCGCGCCGCGGGGCCAAGGCGTGCTTCATCATCCACACGAACGAAACGGCCGGGTACCCGTACTCCGTCGTCCGCCCGCTCGACGGCGCCCAGCTCAAGCGCGACCCGAACCAACCGGCGCTCGCGTTCGCCGGCTGGCTCTCGCGCAAGGCCGGAGAGAAGCTGCTCGGTCTATCCGGGAAGACGGTGGACGAGGCACTCAAGGCGGCTGATACGAAGGGGTTCAAAGCGTTCCCCCTCGGTGCCAACCTGAAGGGAAACATCTCGACCACGGTCGAAAAGATCGTGAGCAACAACGTCGCCGGCATGGTCGAGGGGAGCGACCCGGTGCTCAAATCCGAAGTCGTTGTCTTCACCGCGCACTGGGACCACCTGGGTGTGGGCCGCGCAGTCGTCGGCGATTCGATCTATAACGGCGCCGCGGACAACGCCACGGGGTGCGCCCTGCTGCTCGAACTCGCACGTGCGTGGGCGGCTCAAAACCCGAAGCCGAAGCGGTCCGCGATCTTCCTCGCTGTGACGGCAGAGGAGAAGGGGCTGCTCGGGTCGAAATACTACGCGCAGAACCCGATCGTGCCGCTCGGGAAGACGGCTCTGAATCTCAACTTCGATATGATTCTGCCCCTCGGCGTTCCGGAGTCGGTTTCTGTTACCGGCGCCGATCGGACAAGCGTGTGGCCGACCGTCAAATCCGCGGCGGAGAAAACCAAACTCGAAATCGAACCCGATCAGCGTGCGCATCTGGGGGTGTTCTACCGCTCGGACCACTTCTCAATGGCCCGCGCGGGGGTGCCCGCGTTCTCCATTGGGGCCGGAATGAAGATTAAAGGGAAGCCCGCGGACTTCGCCCGCAAAGCGGCGCAGGAGTTCAACGACAAGGCGTACCACTCCCCGCAAGACGAAGTGCGCCCCGACTGGGACTTCTCCGGGTTCGTGACGCTGGCCGATTTCGCGCTCGGAATCGCCCGCGACGTCGCCAACGCCGACCGATTGCCGACGTGGAACCCCGGCGACGAGTTCCGCCCGGCACGAGAGAAAAGTGGGGTGAAGTGA